The Bacillaceae bacterium S4-13-56 genomic sequence ACGCAAACAAGAAAAATTTCACCCATCCTTCTTAACCAGTAGAAAAGCGTCACTTTATAGCTAGAAAACGTCACATAGAAATATGAAGTATAGCTCCTAAATATAGATAGTAACACCCAAGTAAAGAGAGTAGCGCACAATTCTTAAACTCATCACTATGAACAAAAATAACATCACTAAAAACCGGGTCTTTACAACTGAAAATATTGAGGTCGGCACTTAACCCATTAAATCGCCACCCAACTACAATGAGTAGCACCTAATGCGATCAAATAGCACGGAAGTCCACTAAACCCAAGCTGACAACTAACTTCAGTAAAAATTTATAATTTTTTTATCCAGAAATTTTTTTGAGAAAAAAGAGAAAAACTTCAAAATTGCTTAAATAATTGTATAATAATAAATAATCAAAAAATTCACACGCGTTTATTACATAACAGCGTCGCAGTGATATCATGATAACGGATGAAAGGGGGAGCTAAATTGGAGCAAGAAGCATTATTGAAGGTGGAAGGACTTAAGACTCACTTCTTCACAAAATCCGGTGTGGTAAAGGCGGTAGATGGAGTTTCCTTTGATATCAAACCTGGTGAAACCCTCGGAATTGTAGGTGAGTCTGGTTCTGGAAAGAGCATAACAGCGATGTCGATTATGCGGTTAATCGCATCTCCTCCAGGAAAAATAGTTGCAGGTACAATCGAATTTGAAGGAGAGGACCTTCTGAAAAAATCAGAAAGACAGATGAGATCGATTCGTGGTAATCAAATCTCCATGATATTTCAGGATCCCATGACCTCCTTAAATCCAGTTTTTACGGTTAAAAAACAAATGGTAGAAACCATTTTGACCCATGAAAAACTTTCAAAAAAACAAGTGGAGGATCGTGCTGTTGAATTACTTGATTTAGTTGGCATTCCAGATGCGAGAAATCGATTAAAAAGCTATCCTCATGAATTTAGTGGGGGGATGAGGCAAAGAGTGATGATTGCGATGGCTCTTGCGTGTAACCCTAAGCTTTTAATTGCAGACGAGCCAACAACGGCACTAGATGTAACGATTCAAGCGCAAATATTGGAGCTTTTAAACAGGCTTCAAAAAGAATTAGGGATGTCCATTATTATGATTACGCATGATTTAGGGGTAGTTTCTGAGGTTTGTGACCGAGTGATGGTCATGTATGCTGGACGACCAGTTGAATATACCGATGTTAAAACACTATTTAACGAACCTAAACATCCATATACATGGGGATTATTAAACTCTATCCCTCAAATCAAGGAGAAAAAGGATCGATTAGAAGCGATTCAGGGTACTCCACCGGATTTAAGAGCATTGCCAACAGGCTGTAATTTTGCGCCAAGATGTAGGCATGCGATTGATGCTTGTCAACATATTGATCCTGATTTAATCAGTATAGATGAAAATCACCAGGTTCAATGTTTACTTTATGACGAAAAAGCAAAGGTGGAATCGACATGACGCCATTATTAGAAGTTAAAAACTTAAAAAAGCATTTTCCGATTTCATCTGGCTCACTCCTACCTAAACAAATAGGTACAGTAAAGGCGGTAGACGGGATTTCATTCACACTGGAAAGAGGAGAAACTCTAGGTTTAGTTGGTGAAAGTGGTTGTGGAAAGTCAACGGCAGGAAGAAGCATCTTAAAATTAATCGAACCAACAAGTGGAGATATTCTTTATAAAGGTGAATCCATTATTGATTATAAGGGAGAAAAACTACGTAAATTGCGTAGAGATATGCAGATTATCTTCCAAGACCCATTCGCATCTCTCAATCCACGTATGACAGTAGAACAAATAATCAGTGAGCCAATGAAGGTCTTTGGATATCCAAGAAAATTACACAAAAAAAAGGTAGAAGAGCTACTAGATGTAGTTGGACTGAGCTCTTATCACAAAGTCCGCTATCCCCATGAGTTTAGTGGAGGACAAAGACAAAGAATAGGAATAGCAAGGGCGTTGGCACTTGAACCTGAACTGATTATTTGTGACGAGCCAGTGTCTGCACTAGATGTATCCATTCAAGCTCAGGTTATTAATCTATTAGAGGATCTCCAAAAGGAGTTTGATCTAACCTATATATTTATCGCTCATGATCTAAGTGTCGTTTACCACATCAGTGATCGAGTGGCTGTCATGTATCTTGGAGAAATTGTAGAAATAGGGACGGCAGATGAACTATATGAGAATCCAAAACATCCCTACACCCAAGCATTGCTTTCTGCGATTCCGGAAGTAGACCCCGAAGAAAGAAGGGAACGCATTCTTTTAACCGGGGATTTACCAAGTTCTTCAAATCCTCCAACAGGATGTAAGTTTCATACACGCTGTCCTTTTGCAGAGGAAATTTGTAGACAAGAAAAACCAGTGATCCGTCAGGTAACAAAAAGTGGACAACAAGCTGCTTGTCATTTGGTAAAGGAAGAAATTCCTGAGTTGACTATTTAATTAGGTTTACACTTTCGATCTATTAAAATACATATTTATGTTTCTAGTAGATCGGATGTAAAATAAAACAATTTTAAAGGGGGCTTTACTTTGAACAAGAAGGTTTTATGGTCTGTGTTTGCCTTAATGTTACTTCTTATTGCAGTAGTTTCTGGTTGTTCTGATAATGCGAATTCAGACAGTGCACAAAACAACGAAAACAATACGGGTGATAACACTACAGACAACGGGAACGATGGAAGTATTGATGGAGAAGATTCGAGCACTAAGAGATTAGTATTCGGAAGAGGTGCTGACTCAGTAAGTTTGGATCCTTCAAAGGTAACAGATGGAGAATCTATCTACGTAACGAACCAAATTTATGACACTCTAGTTCGTTACAAAGAGGAAAACACAGAAGTAGTACCTGCTTTAGCAACAGAGTGGAATACTAGTGATGATGGTACAGAATGGACATTTAAGCTTCGTGAAGGAGTGAAATTCCATGATGGTACTGATTTCAATGCGGAAGCTGTTGTTTTCAACTTTGAGCGTTGGACGACTTCTAGTGAGTTCATTTACTACGGTTACATGTTTGGTGCTTCTGAGGATAACATGAAAGGAATCATTGATAGTGTAGAGGCTGTTGGTGACTATGAAGTTAAATTTACCCTTTCAGAGCCTAATGCACCATTCCTATTTACTTTAGCGATGCCACCATTTGCCATTGCTAGTCCAACAGCAGTAGAGGCTGCAGGCGATAACTATGGGGACGAGCCAGTTGGAACTGGACCATTTAAGTTCGCATCTTGGTCTAAGGATGACAAAATTGTAGTTGAAAAGAACCCGGAATATTTTGGAGATGTTGCTAAAGTTGACGAAGTTATCTTCCGTGTTATTCCTGATAACGGAGCACGTTTCATGGAACTTCAAGCAGGATCAATTGACTTAATGGTTGGATTAAATCCGCAAGACCTATCTACACTAGAGGAAGATGAGAACCTTCAGGTTATTCGTCGTCCATCTATGAATGTAGCTTACATGGCTATGAACAATGATAAGGAAAAGTTATCTGATAAGCGAGTTCGTCAAGCTATTAACCTAGCAATCGATAAGGGAAAACTTTTAACTCTTTATGAAGGTATTGGAAAAGCAGCGAAGAACCCAATGCCACCATCCCTATGGGGTTACAACGATGAGATCGAGGATTATGGTTATGATGTAGAAGAAGCCAAGCGTTTGCTTGCCGAAGCAGGATATGGCGATGGCATGACTTTAACTCTATACAGCATGTCCAATCCACGTCCTTACATGCCACAACCTAAGCTTTTAGCACAAGCTATTCAGCAAATGTTGAAAGACGTTAACATTACTGTGGAAATTGTTGAAAACGATTGGGATACTCAATTAACTGCAACTCAAAATGGAGATCATGAACTTGGATTCATGGGATGGATTGGAGACAATGGTGATCCTGATAACTTCTTATATGTCCTTTTAGATAAGGATAATGCAAAGAAAGGTTCAGCAGGTAACATTGCTTTCTATAAGAATGACGAGGTTCATGAGCTATTGAAGAAGGCCCAAACAGAAATGGATCAAGACGTTCGCACGGAGTATTATATGGAAGCTCAAAAAATCATCCATGAAGATGCACCTTGGGTACCAATTGCACATACAACACCACCACTTGGTGCAAGCAAGAAAATAAAAGACTACATTCCACATGCAACAGGTAGTGAACCATTTAATCATCTGGATATTGTAGAATAGTAGGTCAGATTTTAATTTCAGGGAAGGGCTTGCTTGCGGATAGAAAGCAAGCCCTTTCTTAAAAGATAAGAAAGTATAAAATTTGTCTAGCTCCAGCGCCCTATCGACTAGAGACGGTTCCCTCCTCTCCATCGATAAGTCAACATCGATTCACTTCGTGAACCGTGTTTCATTTATCTCGGAGGATCGTAGGCTAAAACCGCCACATCGTGTGGCAACGCCTACGTGACCCACATCCTGTGGGCCTCACCGCCTTACGTCGATGATCAAGGGCGCTTGCGCTTTTCTTACTTAGATGGAGGAATGGATCATGCTAAATTATATTTTACGCCGCTTGGTGATGCTGATCCCTGTTTTGCTAGGGGTTTCTATCCTGGCATTTGCACTAATTCATCTGATTCCAGGTGATCCAGCAAGAAGTATGCTTGGTGAAAAGGCTTCGGAAGAGCAATTAGAACAGCTAAGAAAGGACATGGGATTAACCGATCCTTATATTGTTCAATATGGTCGGTTTATAGGTAATGTAGTAACGGGGGATTTTGGAACATCGATCAAATCCAATGATTCGGTTTTGTCTGAGATTTCTCATCGTTTACCTGCTACATTAGAATTGACCATTTTTGCTATGGGTCTGGCTATCATAGTTGGGGTGCTTGCAGGAGTAATCGCAGCAGTCAAACAGTATTCCTGGTTTGATAACATTAGTATGACCGGGGCCTTGTTTGGATTATCGATGCCGATCTTTTGGCTGGGGTTAATGATGATTTGGCTTTTCTCAGTAACCCTACATTGGTTTCCACCTTCCGGACGCTTGGCAGATACAGTAGAATTAACCACCATAACGAATATGTATATGCTAGATAGTGTTTTAACGGGGAATTGGAAGGCACTGCAAGATAGTTTTGTTCATTTATTAATGCCAGGTATTGCACTTGGTACGATTCCAATGGCAATCATTGCACGTATGACACGTTCTAGTATGTTAGAGGTTATGAAACAAGATTATATTCGCACAGCAAATGCAAAAGGACTAGCAACCAAATTGGTTATTTTTCAACACGCCTTAAAAAATGCTTTTTTACCAGTGCTAACGGTCATTGGCTTACAATTTGGTTTTTTATTAGGTGGGGCTGTTTTAACGGAAACTATTTTTTCATGGCCGGGAATTGGTCGTTACGTTCTTTTAGCTGTATTAGGACGAGATTATCCAGTAGTACAGGGAAGTATATTAATCATCGCCATAATCTTTGTATTAGTAAATCTGTTTACGGATATTCTTTACAAATATATTGATCCAAGAATCCGTTACGATTAGGAAAGGAAGTGACAAAAATGTCTGCACAATTACAGCCTGTCCCAGATCCTCAAGAACCCGTTACTCCTGCATCTCCTAAGCAATCTAGCTTATGGATGGATGCCCTTTCACGGATTCTTAAAAGTAAAACATCTATGGTGGGTTTATTTATTATTCTTGTACTCATTATAGTAGCAATTTTTGCCCCCCTTATCGCTACTCACGATCCAATAGATGGGCAGGATATATTAAATAGATATCAAAAGCCTTCGGCAGAGCATTACCTTGGGACTGATGAACTTGGTCGCGATATTTTTAGCCGAATTGTATATGGAACACGGATTTCCATTCAAATCGGATTAATTGCTGTCGGGATTTCCATGATCATTGGAGTCATTCTAGGTGGCGTCGCTGGATACTTTGGACGATGGATTGATATGATCATCATGCGATTTGTCGACATTTTAATGGCTTTTCCTAGTATTCTACTAGCTATTGCCATGGTTACTATACTTGGAAA encodes the following:
- a CDS encoding ABC transporter permease, with protein sequence MLNYILRRLVMLIPVLLGVSILAFALIHLIPGDPARSMLGEKASEEQLEQLRKDMGLTDPYIVQYGRFIGNVVTGDFGTSIKSNDSVLSEISHRLPATLELTIFAMGLAIIVGVLAGVIAAVKQYSWFDNISMTGALFGLSMPIFWLGLMMIWLFSVTLHWFPPSGRLADTVELTTITNMYMLDSVLTGNWKALQDSFVHLLMPGIALGTIPMAIIARMTRSSMLEVMKQDYIRTANAKGLATKLVIFQHALKNAFLPVLTVIGLQFGFLLGGAVLTETIFSWPGIGRYVLLAVLGRDYPVVQGSILIIAIIFVLVNLFTDILYKYIDPRIRYD
- a CDS encoding ABC transporter ATP-binding protein, which produces MKGGAKLEQEALLKVEGLKTHFFTKSGVVKAVDGVSFDIKPGETLGIVGESGSGKSITAMSIMRLIASPPGKIVAGTIEFEGEDLLKKSERQMRSIRGNQISMIFQDPMTSLNPVFTVKKQMVETILTHEKLSKKQVEDRAVELLDLVGIPDARNRLKSYPHEFSGGMRQRVMIAMALACNPKLLIADEPTTALDVTIQAQILELLNRLQKELGMSIIMITHDLGVVSEVCDRVMVMYAGRPVEYTDVKTLFNEPKHPYTWGLLNSIPQIKEKKDRLEAIQGTPPDLRALPTGCNFAPRCRHAIDACQHIDPDLISIDENHQVQCLLYDEKAKVEST
- a CDS encoding dipeptide ABC transporter ATP-binding protein, whose translation is MTPLLEVKNLKKHFPISSGSLLPKQIGTVKAVDGISFTLERGETLGLVGESGCGKSTAGRSILKLIEPTSGDILYKGESIIDYKGEKLRKLRRDMQIIFQDPFASLNPRMTVEQIISEPMKVFGYPRKLHKKKVEELLDVVGLSSYHKVRYPHEFSGGQRQRIGIARALALEPELIICDEPVSALDVSIQAQVINLLEDLQKEFDLTYIFIAHDLSVVYHISDRVAVMYLGEIVEIGTADELYENPKHPYTQALLSAIPEVDPEERRERILLTGDLPSSSNPPTGCKFHTRCPFAEEICRQEKPVIRQVTKSGQQAACHLVKEEIPELTI
- a CDS encoding ABC transporter substrate-binding protein; protein product: MNKKVLWSVFALMLLLIAVVSGCSDNANSDSAQNNENNTGDNTTDNGNDGSIDGEDSSTKRLVFGRGADSVSLDPSKVTDGESIYVTNQIYDTLVRYKEENTEVVPALATEWNTSDDGTEWTFKLREGVKFHDGTDFNAEAVVFNFERWTTSSEFIYYGYMFGASEDNMKGIIDSVEAVGDYEVKFTLSEPNAPFLFTLAMPPFAIASPTAVEAAGDNYGDEPVGTGPFKFASWSKDDKIVVEKNPEYFGDVAKVDEVIFRVIPDNGARFMELQAGSIDLMVGLNPQDLSTLEEDENLQVIRRPSMNVAYMAMNNDKEKLSDKRVRQAINLAIDKGKLLTLYEGIGKAAKNPMPPSLWGYNDEIEDYGYDVEEAKRLLAEAGYGDGMTLTLYSMSNPRPYMPQPKLLAQAIQQMLKDVNITVEIVENDWDTQLTATQNGDHELGFMGWIGDNGDPDNFLYVLLDKDNAKKGSAGNIAFYKNDEVHELLKKAQTEMDQDVRTEYYMEAQKIIHEDAPWVPIAHTTPPLGASKKIKDYIPHATGSEPFNHLDIVE
- a CDS encoding ABC transporter permease — translated: MSAQLQPVPDPQEPVTPASPKQSSLWMDALSRILKSKTSMVGLFIILVLIIVAIFAPLIATHDPIDGQDILNRYQKPSAEHYLGTDELGRDIFSRIVYGTRISIQIGLIAVGISMIIGVILGGVAGYFGRWIDMIIMRFVDILMAFPSILLAIAMVTILGKGLTNAMIAIGIVGVPHFARIVRSTVISIKETEYIESARAIGAKSHRILFRHVLPNCMAPIIVQATLSIGTAILDAAGLSFLGLGAQPPIPEWGAMLVDARSALQYAPWVVTFPGIAIFLFVLGFNLFGDGLRDALDPRLKQ